CGACAGGTGAATATGGATTGACAAACCGTTTTCTTCGGCAAAGTCCCGGGCCCATTGCAGGCTTTCAGTCGAGACCGTATAGAGGGCGTGAGGGCCTAAGGTGAATACGACCCGATCACTATACTGCTGCGTCTCCGCGAATAGTTTGCGGTTCAGATCGATCTGCTCTCTGGCTCGCTTCTCGTCGAAAAGGTCGATAAAAACGGCCGAGACGGCGGCCCTGATCCCCGAATCTTCAACGGCCCGGGCTACGCTGTGGTAATGCCAGTACATGTCATTGAAAAACGTCGTTCCGGATTCGATCATCTCCAGACAAGCCAGCCGTGTGCCCCAGTAGACATCTTCCTCAGTCAGCTTGGATTCGATCGGCCATATCTTTTTGTTCAGCCAATCATCGAGCAGCATGTCATCCGCCCAGCCCCGCAATAGCACCATTGCCGCGTGGGTGTGCCCGTTAATGAACGCTGGTATGGCCGCTTTGCCGTTACCATCCAGCACGTGGTCGGCCTTACACCGGATATCATTACCGATTTTTCGAATCTGCCGGCCCTCGACGTAAATATCCTGCTCAGCATTATTAACCAGAACGTTCCTGATCAGTATGCTCACGCAACGCCTCCTGTATGGATCACCGCCCCTGGATTAAATTGCTTTTAAGGGATCAATCCCATTGCAGCGTTAAGGTGTTATCCCGGTTCAATCGCACCCGGGTTCCAAACCTTTTGCCTTCCCTATTCAGGACATCTCGCAGCCACAGCACATCGGCCTTAGCCGCCCGATTCACTCGGAAGTTCCTGATCTGCGTCGGTGTCATTTGCAGATCAACCAGTTTTCCACTCGCGGGATCCACGCTCACGAAATACATCAAGGCCAGATCATCCCTGAACTTTTCATAGCCGCTGATACCTTCATAGTCGTTTAGAAAGTCACCGCAGCCGTAGATGACCAGTTTGTCCTTATATACTTCTATTCCTTTTACATGGTGAGAGGAATGTCCATGAACTACGTCCACACCGGCATCATCAATAAGTTTATGGGCAAATTGCATCTGGGTACGAGGAATATGATAACCCCAGTTACCCCCCCAATGAATAGAGACAACTACGATGTCTCCCTTCTGCTTCACCGCCCCAACTTCTTTTTTAATACCTTGGACTGTTTGATCAGATAAATCTCTTAACAGATTCGCACCGGGCTTATCGGCAGTGGCCGCCCAACTTATAGGTACCCCACCAATCACTGACCCGTAGGAAAACACAATCACCCGCCCCTTCCCTTTGACATCCAGCACTGCGGGAGCCTCGGCTTCCCTGAGATTCTGACCCGCTCCCGCTGTG
This genomic window from Candidatus Neomarinimicrobiota bacterium contains:
- a CDS encoding CapA family protein, with protein sequence MFMCGDVMTGRGIDQVLPHPCDPRIYESYMRSSRGYVELAERANGPIQQPVDFAYIWGDALEELDRVKPDVRIINLETSVTKSNDYWKGKGINYRMHPENIPCLTAAGIDYCSLANNHILDWGYTGLTETLETLRKVNISTAGAGQNLREAEAPAVLDVKGKGRVIVFSYGSVIGGVPISWAATADKPGANLLRDLSDQTVQGIKKEVGAVKQKGDIVVVSIHWGGNWGYHIPRTQMQFAHKLIDDAGVDVVHGHSSHHVKGIEVYKDKLVIYGCGDFLNDYEGISGYEKFRDDLALMYFVSVDPASGKLVDLQMTPTQIRNFRVNRAAKADVLWLRDVLNREGKRFGTRVRLNRDNTLTLQWD